The Bacillus sp. Bos-x628 genome segment ACAAGCCATCCGCACTTTCTTCAGGTGAAAAGTCACCCTACACGGCTGTTTATGAAAAATCAGATGAGGTACGTACTTGGGAACTGAAGCAAGAAGACAACATTGAACCGGTAGATCCCTTTGAGCAATATAAGCAAGAGGTTCTATCAAATGCAGAAAACCAGTCTTTTCTCAAATTTGGCCATAAAATCACACCTGTCATTGAGGACGAGTATAGAGAAGAGATTCAACCAAAGATTGAACAAGTGTTAACCGACTTTTTAACGAATTTCAAAGATGACGAACAATTTCAAGATGTTGTTTTAACAGATCAACCTTCCAGCGGAAAAGGCGAAAAAATTTTCCACATCTATAACAAGAAGACCGGAGAGGATTTGCTTCGCTTCCATGTCAGAAGAGATCAGCCGCCTCATAGCGGATATTGGTTTAACTTTCATTACCATACAGCAGAAGATGGATTCCAGACGCATCATGAACTCGGTAATATTTACTGGGACAAAAACACACCGCCGAGCTGGATGAGCCACTAGAAGGAGATGTCATGCCAATTGAAAAAGTATACAATGAACGAAATGGTTCGCATTACAAAACAAATGTTAAACGAACGAGGAGTAAAGATTGAAGATATTGCACACATTGTGCTTAAGCTTCAAGAAAAATATAATCCGAATCTTCCACTTAGTGTCTGCATAGAAAATGTTGAAAAAGTGCTGAACAAGCGAGAAATTGTCCACGCAGTTTTGACAGGGCTTGCCCTTGATCAGCTGGCAGAACAAAAGCTTTTGCCAGAACCTTTACAGCACTTAGTTGAAACAGATGAGCCGCTATATGGAATTGACGAGATTATCCCACTTTCCATTGTGAACGTATATGGATCAATCGGTTTGACCAACTTCGGCTATTTAGATAAAGAAAAATTCGGCATCATTCGAGAATTAGATGAAGGACGTCCTGGGGAAGTGCATACTTTCCTAGATGACCTTGTTGCTGCGCTTGCTGCAGCAGCAGCAAGCCGCATTGCTCACTCTCACCAAGATATTAAGGATGAAGAGCAGGATCGAGTGAATCAAGTGTAAACGAAAAACATGTCTGCTTTTCTCATGAAGCAGGCATGTTTTTTTGTTTCAAGAAAAGCGGAAATAAGGTAAACTACAACAAGAACATAAATAAAGGATGAAAAAAATGAAACAATACAAAGAGTTGTGTCGTCATGTATTACAACATGGGGAAAAAAAAAGTGATAGAACAGGTACAGGTACAATAAGTACGTTCGGTTACCAAATGAGATTTGATTTACAGGAAGGATTTCCTCTATTGACAACGAAGAAATTACACCTGAAATCAATCATTTATGAGTTGCTGTGGTTTTTAAAAGGTGATACAAATGTCAAATATCTTCAAGAGAATGGCGTTCGCATTTGGAACGAATGGGCAGATGAAAATGGAGAACTAGGACGCGTGTATGGAGCTCAGTGGAGATCATGGCGCAGTGCGGACGGGAAGACAGTGGATCAGATCAGTCAGCTTATCCATGATATTGAGCATAACCCGAATTCAAGAAGACTGATCGTAAGTGCTTGGAATCCGGGAGAAATTGATCAAATGGCTCTACCACCATGTCATTGCCTGTTTCAATTCTATGTGTCAGACGGCAAATTATCTTGTCAGCTTTATCAAAGATCGGCCGACATCTTTTTAGGAGTGCCATTTAATATCGCTTCATATGCACTGCTAACGATGATGATTGCCAAAGTGACCAACCTTGAGCCGGGAGAGTTCATTCATACACTTGGCGATGCTCACATTTATCAAAATCATCTGCCGCAGGTGAAGATGCAACTAGAGCGCGAGGAACGCACGCTTCCTAAGCTTCGCATCACAAGAGATGTGAAGAGTATCTTTGATTTTACTTTCGATGACTTTGTGCTAGAGAACTACAATCCACATCCGCATATCAAAGGAGAAGTCAGTGTATGATTTCCATGATTGTGGCGACAGGAAAAGATAGAGTCATTGGTCAAGATAACCAAATGCCGTGGCATTTACCTGCTGATCTAGCCTATTTTAAAAAAGTGACAGACGGGCATACCATTGTCATGGGCAGGAAAACATTTGAATCCATTGGACGAGCACTGCCTAACCGCCGAAACATAGTATTAACCAAAAGTCCTTCTTTTCAAGCCAAAGGATGTGAAGTTATCCATTCAATTGCGGACATTTTAACGATAGGGAAAAATGAACAAGAATTATTTATCATTGGCGGGTCAAAACTATATGAAGAAATGATGCCGTATGCGGATCGTCTTTATATTACGCACATTCATCATTTTTTTGAAGGTGACCGTTACTTCCCTCATTACGATGAAGACGAATGGACGATTGTGTCACGCGAAAAAGGTCACAGTGACGAAAAGAACCCCTACAATTACGAATTTGTCATTTATGACAGAAAAGAAGGATAAATGAGTAGGAGGAGTACGGTTGTTTCGTTATTGGTTTTTAACGGTTTATATTGTTGTAACCTTTTTAAAAAGTATGAAGCATTTATACGATCATGAATTAACAGATCCCCGTATTTCCTATATGAAACGAATGCAGCTCATTCATGAGCATGCCAAAAAATTCACACGGGGATGTGTCGATCAATCAGGATCAGTCATTTCCATTCACCAGCAAAAGAAGTTGCCAGACGGACCAGTCATTTATGTGCATCGTGAGCTTAATTTGGTGACGACAACACTATTAATTGGACATCTTGAGAAGCCGGTCGCTTTTTTCGCTAAGCCGCAGCTTTTTCGCTATCCTATTTTAAAACAATGGCTGCAGAAGATGGCGGTTATCAATCAACATCAGACGGATGAGCAAATATTAGAAGAGGCAAAAGAACGACTCATGGCCGGTCAAAGCCTATTGCTCTCAGAGACATATTCAGCCTTTGCAGCTACGCTTGCCGAGGAACTAGCTTGTCCGCTTGTCCCCATTGAAACAAGTGGCACAGAACGTCTGTTAACGGGTAAGATTATAAAAAGACTGCGTCCAGTCAATGTTGATCTTCTTATCAAAGCGCCTGTTATGGTCAGTGATTATATCCAAAAGCGAGCATAAAAAACGTAATTGATCTCACAAAAAAAAACACCTTTAAGTTGAGAATCGGGTATAGCATACCTGAAAACAATTTAGAGGTGTTTTTTTATGAAGATAAGTTACCAATCAATGTAAAAAAGAGGCCGTTCGAATGACATAAGCTGGCACTCCGACTATAGTAATCAAAGTTGACATGAAACAGCCAGTCATCGAAAGAGTTCCGACAACTGGCTGTTTCATATGGTGTTTTACCCCCTGTATCAAAAATGGGGGCAGTTCCCAATAGATGCTAATTTTTAAGTAGCGGGGATGTTGATACAATAGAATAATACACAGAAAAACATGGCGACACTTCCGCAAAGAACAAAGCCATGCCAAATTGCATGATGATACGGAATTTTACGCCAAACGTAAAAGATGGTGCCAACAGAATATAAAATACCGCCTAACAGTAACAGACCAAACCCAGCTCCCGTTAATTGAATATAGAGAGGTTTGATAGCTATGATAATCATCCAGCCCATTAATAAATAAACGATGGTCGACACAATGATAAAACGTTTGACAAAAAAGATCTTAAAGACAATCCCACCTGCAGCAAGAGCCCACACAATCAGAAGAAGTGTATAGCCAAGCGCACCTTTTAACGGACCGAGTAAAAAGGGTGTATATGTACCGGCAATCAATACATAAATGGCAGAGTGATCTATTATTTCAAAAACATCTTTTGTTTTTTTGTGCTGAATGCTATGAAGAAGGGTAGAGCTCAAATAAAGGAGAAGCATAGATCCCCCAAAAATTGAAAAGCTAATAACATCCGTGACTGTTCCGTATTGAACAGCGAATAAAACGAGAAAGAATATGGCCGGGATAGATAAAATAACCCCGATGCCATGTGTAATGGCGTTTGCAATTTCTTCTTTTACAGTAAACAATGAATTTCCTCCTTTAATGAACCGGTATACAACTATCGAGCGACTTGAGGAATGAGAGACCTTCAAGTGTGATTTTTGTTCCGGCCCTGCCTCTCCCTTTTGTCACATAAGTTTTTCTTTCAAGGTCATCCAAACGGCTTCTGACCTGCTGAGGAGTCAGCGGGATATCACCTTGCTTGCTTAATTCAGATAAAATTCGCCTGCTTGCTGCTTCCCCTTTTTCATTCAGCGCTCTAGTGGTTTCAAGTAAAAAAATAAACTCTTGTTTTTCCATAAGTGTTAGCTGATGTTCTTCTTTTTTCTTTTTTACAGTGGTGTGATGAGGCAATAATACAAAAGGAGGCAAGTGATGTAAGAAAACAGTATCTCCTTCGAGAATCGCTCCAGCATAATGAATGATATTTTTAAGTTCTTGTACATTGCCTTCGAATGGATATTGCTCAAAGGCATCCCAAACACTTGGATCAATGTCAGGATGTAATTCAAGCTCTTGGAAGAAAGCGGTTGTTAAAACGGGAATATCGGTTTTTCTATCTGCTAAAGATGGAATGGACAGGTGAAGGACATTGAGTCGATAAAACAGTTCGGGTAAAAAAGTAGATGAGACTCTAAGTGCCTCTAAGGATAAAGACGAAGAAGCAATGATTTTTGTTTCATTTGAAGTCTCTAGAAAACGAATGACATGATGCTGCATCGGAAAACTTAATGCGCTGACTTCATCTAAATAGAGGACTTGGATCGCTTTTTCATGCAATGTTTTCTGTAAAATTTCTTCATTGATGTTTGGGCAATAAATGTGTTCAAGTATAATTTGAGAGGCTTTCGCCATTTCTTGAGCAAACAGTGTTTTTCCTGTTCCGATTTCTCCTGTAATCAAAACGGGTAATCGGCTATTGGTAAATTGTTTTGCCAAATGGATTGCATGCTTTATATCATGATGTTCTCCATATATGTGGGTAAACGGGCAATTTGCCATGTGGTGTTTCCTTTCTTTTTGGTTCTTATTGGTATAATTATAACACCCAAATGGAACGATTGCATAAAAAAACGATAAAGTTCATGAAATTGATGATAGAACCGTGATCTATCGGTTTATTTTTTGAATATTCATGTTATAATGACAAATTAAATAAAGTTAAAGAGAAAGGATCTTGTACATGAAACCGTTGCTCAAAGAAAACACGTTAATTCAAGTGAAAGACATTTTAAAAGCCCATCAAAATTTGAAGGATGTAGTCATTCATACACCGCTTCAAAAAAATGAGCGACTTTCTGAACGATATGAATGTAATGTCTACTTAAAAAGAGAGGATCTTCAAGTAGTTCGTTCCTTTAAATTAAGAGGCGCTTTTAATAAAATGAGCCAGCTCCCAAAAGAAAAACTCGAAAACGGCATTGTTTGTGCGAGTGCGGGAAACCACGCACAAGGAGTTGCGTATTCTTGTAAGTATTTAGGTATTCATGGGAAAATTTTCATGCCAGCCACCACACCAAGACAAAAAGTATCTCAAGTAGAGCTTTTCGGAAAAGAATATGTTGAGATTATTTTAACCGGAGATACCTTTGATGATTCATATCATAAAGCAGTGAAATGCGGGGATGAAGAGAAGCGTGAATTTATTCATCCTTTTGATGATCTAGACGTCATGGCAGGACAAGGAACGACGGCTGTAGAAATATTAAATGATATTGAAGTAGAGCCTCACTTTTTATTTGCAAGTGTCGGGGGCGGAGGTCTTTTATCAGGTGTCGGTACATATATCAAAAATATTGCACCAGAAACCGAGATCATCGCTGTCGAACCTCTTGGCGCTGCTTCACTCAATGCTTCCCATGAAAAGGGTAAGGTTGTGACACTTGATTCAATTGATAAGTTTGTTGATGGAGCAGCGGTTCAGCGGATTGGTGAGAAGACGTTTACGACACTTGAGTCCGTTGTAGATAAAATTAGTCTTGTACCAGAAGGGAAAGTTTGTACAACCATTTTAGAGCTGTATAATCAATGTGCAATTGTAGCTGAGCCGGCAGGAGCCCTGCCGATAGCGGCTTTAGATGCGCATCGTGAGGACATAAAAGGCAAAAATGTTGTCTGTATTGTCAGTGGGGGAAATAATGACATTGGCAGAATGCAAGAAATAAAAGAGCGTTCAATGATTTATGAAGGTCTTCAACATTATTTCATTGTCAATTTCCCGCAAAGAGCAGGAGCTCTCAGGGAATTTTTAGATGAAGTGTTAGGGCCAAATGATGATATTTCACGCTTTGAATATACAAAAAAGAATAATCGAAGCAAAGGTCCTGCGCTTGTTGGCATCGAATTAAAAGAAAGAGATGACTATACGGCGCTGATCGAAAGAATGAACAAAAAGGGTTTCCACTATGTTGAAGTAAATAAAGATCAAGATTTATTCCACCTATTGATTTAGGCTTAAAAGATATATTGGAAAAGAGGATTGATCGTTTGTGCTGCTCAAAACAATATGTTTTAGACGAATGGATGGTGCTCAAATCAAGGTAACAGAAGTACCTGTTCTTAGGGGAGATGAGACATATTGTTTCATGCTCACCTTTCGGCTTGAATCTTTCTTGAAAAAAATCTATGTATCTAAAGGAAAGAGGAATGTGTACTCTTTCAGAGAGAATTTGAAACGTAACGTCAAGTGGAGCACTTATGAACAGATTTATCAGCAGCCTACATTAAAACACAATGCGTAAGTTGGAATCTTTGTCAAAGAGTTAGCAGTCTTTGTGAAAGGACTGCTATGGCAAGGATTTTTTATATGAAGAGCGGAAATTGTGACAATTTCAAAAACGTTCTGAGAGTTGTTTTCAAGAATACATGAAATAAGGTATTATCAAAGGTAAAGACTAAGACAACAAGGATGAGACGATAGTGAAACAAATAAAAATTGTAACAGATTCAACTGCGGACCTTCAGAAAGAGAAAATAAATGAGCTTTCTATTCACGTGATTCCGCTTAATATATCAATTTCAGGAGTAGATTATATCGACAGAGTGAATTTACAGCCTGATGAATTTTTGAAAAAAATGGAGGCGGCTGACGATTTACCTAAAACATCTCAACCTGCAATCGGTCAATTTGTTGAATTATATGAACAACTGACGGCAGATGGCAGCGAAGTGATTAGTATTCATTTGACTGGTGGGATGAGTGGAACCGTTCAAACTGCTGAAAGCGCTTCTAAAATGGTGGATGGAAACATCACTGTCATTGATTCTACTTTTATTTCACAGGGACTAGGGTTTCAAGTGACCAAGGCAGCGGAACTTGCAAAAAGAGGGGCAAGCCGAGAGGACATCCTAAGAGAAGTAGAACGAATTCGTCATGAAACAAAGCTTTATGTCACAATTGATACATTAGAAAATTTAGTAAAGGGAGGAAGAATTGGGAGGGGGAAAGCGCTTATTGGTTCACTTCTTCATATTAAACCAATCGCAAGTCTGACAGATGGGGTGTACACTCCTGAAGCGAATGTCAGAAGTTATTCAGCGCTCGTCCGCTATTTAACCAAACAGTATGTTCAGGCAGTGAAAGGAAAGACTGTTCAGGCAGTTGGAATCGCTCATGCTGATGCATTAGAACTAGCTGAAAAGCTCAAAACAGCAATTCTTGATCATACACCTGATGTACCCATTGATATTGCCTACACAACACCAATAATTTCCTGCCATACAGGGAAGGGAGCAATAGGCTTTACTTTTTATACCGATTGATTGAAAAAGGGGATGTGCATATCATGTATTGGAAAAGGGGGGCTTTCCTTAGTACGCTGATGATGATCAGCGTGCTTCTTTTAGTCTCATGTTCGAATGGACAAATCAAAGATGCGTTAAATTACCAAATAGAGCCGTTTGAGTACCAAAACCAGGATGGTCAAAAGGTTTCACTCGATGATTTAAAGGGAAAAGTATGGGTTGCAGATTTTATTTTCACAAGCTGTAAAACCATCTGCCCGCCGATGACCGCTCATATGACAGAACTGCAAAAGCGATTGAAAGCAGAAAATTTGGATGCACATATCATATCTTTCAGTGTAGATCCTGAGGTTGACTCACCGAAGAAGTTAAAGACATTTGCTAAAGCATATCCATTAACCTTTGAAAATTGGGATTTCCTTACCGGATATTCTCAGTCAGCTATCGAAAAATTCGCCATGAAAAGTTTTAAAACCATCGTGAAGAAACCAGAAGATGAAGACCAAGTCATTCATCAATCTTTGTTTTTCCTTGTGAATCAAGAAGGCAAGGTCATGAAAAATTATGATGGTGTGCAAAATCCCCCTTATGATGAGATCATCAACGACATAAAAACATTAAGCCGCAGCTAGCATATTGATGTTCAAATGAGCGAAAACATGATACACTTTTTTAATCAGAAAAAGGAGGGACATCATCGTTTGAAGGCTCGTTTGATTTTCATTGTGATGTCTCTAGCTTTTGTTCTTTCTGCATGCTCTGCCAAAGAGGCTGGCATAAAGGATAAACTAGAAGACACACCAAAAGTAAAAGAACATATTACTATTGCAGCGGTCGGAGATTCCTTAACAGAAGGGATTGGAGATCTGAATAAAAAAGGATATGCAGGCATCACGGCAGATAAGATGGAAGCTGTGGATGGCGTGCAGTCTGTTACATTAAAAAACTATGCCATTAAAGGCAGTAGAACCGTAGATTTATTAAAAAGATTAAAAGAAAAAAAGGTTCAAGATGGGCTGAAAGACGCCGATTATATTTTCTTTACAATAGGTGGCAATGACTTAATGCACGTTGTTCGTCAAAATGTGCTTAATTTGACTTTTGCTCCTTTTCAAAAAGAGCAAGGTCCTTTTGAAGAACGGTTTAAAACGATTCTTGCTCAATTAAGAGAGTATAATGATCATGCCAAGATCATGTACGTAAGCATGTATAATCCTTTTAAGTTCAGTCTGTCTGAGCTAAGAGATATTGATGAAGTCGTTAAAGATTGGAATGCAGTTGCAAAGAAAGAATTAAAAAAAGACGGCAATGCAGATATGGTCAATGTAGCTGATCTATTTGAAGAGAAATCTGGTGAAAAATTACTGGCAGATGATGATTTCCACCCAAACCAAAAGGGATATTCTCTTATGGCAAATCGTTTATTCTCAGAAGTGAAAAAAGAAGGACTGCCGAAGGAATAGGGTGAAAATATGAAAAAATGGAAAAGCTTATTTTTTATTTTATTAACAATCAATTTAATCATTGTTCTCGCCTGTGGTATTCTAGTGTTGCTGCCGGGTGATCAATCAGCTTCAAAGCAAGCAGCAAAAAGTGAGTATTCTTTTAACATTTCCAGCTCAAAGGAGTCACTGACCAGCTTTGTCAATGATTACTTGAAAAATCAAGGATCAAGTGATACCCCTGACTTTCATGTGGAGATTGATCAAGATGTGAAAGTGACAGGAGCGATTAAAGCCTTCTCTTCAACTATTAATGCTAATGTGTCATTTACACCAACTGTTGAAGATAATGGAGACGTCTTACTGAAAGTGGATGACTTTTCAATTGGTCATTTGAGCATTCCGATCAGTTTTGTTTTAAGTTATATGGGTCAGTTTTATGAACTGCCTGAATTTGTTCATGTGAAACCAGATCAAAAAACCATTGAGGTTCGCCTTTCAGAGATGCCTCTTACAAATGAAATGTATGTCAAAGCGAACAAAATTGATCTTGAGAATGATAAAATTGAATTTTCATATTATCATCCACAACAATAGAATGTGCTAGATAGGGGTGAAATCATGAAGCGAGTCTATCAATATTTTAGTTTGCTGTCGCTTTTATTTGCTGCATACTTTGGCATCACTGCTGCCATTGATTTAAAAGCGGGAAATATCGATCAGTTCTACTTAAATATTGCCTATTGTGCACTATTTTTAGGTCTCATGATCCTTGCTTTTGATTTTCAGAAACATGAAAAAGCAGAAGACGCATCATAAAAAGAGCTTTTTCCAATAGGAAAAGGCTCTTTTTACGTTTGACCAGCTAAGACAACCTTTGCCATTAGCTCTGGGTCTCCATTAGCAAAGCCGTGAAGAAAAATGAGGTATGCACGGTTTTTTTGAAGATGGACTTTAGGGATATCAAGCAACACACTGTTTGTACCGGATGCTTTTAGTTCAAAATGATATTTATTCGGTGAGAAATGATGAACTTGACTGCTGATCACATAACCAAGATCCTTTGATAATAAGCCTTGATCTCGCTCATATATATCAATGTAAGGGAGGTCTGGAGAAAGCTGGACAAATGTTAGTGCTGCCAGTTCATTCTGTTTGATGAGACTGCTTTTGGACTCTGTCAGTAGTGCAAGACCTGTATGAACCCCTGTTATACATAATGTGTAAATCTCGCTTCCCATTAAAGCCATGCGCGAAAAAAGAATTCTTTCTTTGGTGACAAGATGGAAAACTTCTATTTCATATAGTCCTTCTTCCCACTCCATATAAGTTGTCAGCTTCCCATAAAGGATTTTCTTAGATACAGGCTGAGCGTTAACATATACAGCGAGCTCACTTAGATCGGGTGCAGCGTGAAGAATTCGGATGATGGCTTTCTGAGAAGTCTCATGCAGCTTGGTCTTCTCACCAGGAATCGAGGAAGATTGATTGTACTGAAAATCGTTCGCATCAAAGAGCTGCTGCATATCAAATCCCCTTCTTTCTCAAACGGTATTGTTTTTGTAGCATATGCATCAAAAGGACGATCTGTATAGGCAATATAAACAAACAAAAAGCCTGACGTTTTCCGTCAGACCAGCATGTTAAGAAGGAGAGGAATATGGATGATATTCAGCAAGCTTAATGAACGTTTTTTCATCCTCGATTAAACCGCACACACCACATTGTACTTTCATGTGAGGACCTTGATAGCTCATATGAAAAGGGGAGAGCTGATCATTTTCATACGTTTCTACTACTGCTCCAGTTGCAGGATCAAGCTTCACAGGTTCCGAAAGCTGTTGAATGAGATTAAAGCGCGTTCTGTTTGTTTTACAGTTTGGACAAAGATATGGGCTTGTCATGTTTTCTAAACACCTCTTTTTTCCCTAGCTTGTCCTAAGCGCTAGAAATTATGCTTCATCCTTTTGACTTTTATCAAGCTTTTTGAATAATTTGATCATCGTTTTGAGTTCCTCATCATCAAATGATTCAAAGCGCTCCATAAAGTATTCAGTTTTCTTTTTCTCAAAATGCTCAGTAATTTCCTTTCCCTTATCGGTTAAATGGATTTTGATGATGCGGCGATCCTCTTTAGAACGAATTCGCGTGATCCAGCCTTTTTCAACAAGTGTGTCGGTCACTGCTGTAATATGGCTTGCTGACACCCCAAGAATCGAAGCGAATTCCGTCACTTTTTTCGCACCTTGTTCACGAAGAAGATTTAATATGAGAAATTCATTCCGAGATAATTCGTTTTCGAGCAGGCTGTTAATTTCATAACGAATCTGCTTAAATACGGTTCTCAGTAAATTATCCATTTCATACATCATTTGTTTTCTTTGTTCCAACTCATTAAACCCCCATTATATAGTAAGATACGAACTTTAACTGTGATCTTCTGATTTTAGGCAAATAAGTCGTATCATTTTCATTATTTTTTATCATGTTATAATATGATGATACCATTTTTTAAATGAAGGGGGCACTATTATGTCTGAAAAACAAGAATTAGCCACATTTGCCGGAGGCTGTTTCTGGTGTATGGTGAAGCCTTTTGATGAGCAGCCAGGCATTATCAAAGTGGAATCAGGGTATACTGGCGGACATACAGTGAATCCGACCTACGAGGAAGTATGTACAAATACAACTGGTCATAGAGAAGCGGTTCAAATTACATTTGACCCTGGAGTTTTTCCATATGAGAAGCTATTAGAACTGTATTGGCAGCAAATTGATCCAACGGATGATGGAGGTCAATTTGGTGACAGAGGGGAATCTTACCGTACAGCGATTTATGTGCATAATGAGAAACAACGAGAGCTTGCAGAGAAGTCTAAAGAAAAGCTGAGTCAAAGCGGAATTTTTCAAAAACCAATCGTGACAGAAATTTTAGACGCTGGACCTTTTTATCCTGCTGAGGAATATCATCAGCATTATTATAAAAAGAACAAACTTCACTACGAACGATATCATGTCGGTTCAGGAAGAGCAGGTTTTATTCAATCACATTGGAGTGATAAATAATGGAAAATGAAAAAAAGCAGCGTGTCCAAGAATTAAATCG includes the following:
- the msrA gene encoding peptide-methionine (S)-S-oxide reductase MsrA, whose translation is MSEKQELATFAGGCFWCMVKPFDEQPGIIKVESGYTGGHTVNPTYEEVCTNTTGHREAVQITFDPGVFPYEKLLELYWQQIDPTDDGGQFGDRGESYRTAIYVHNEKQRELAEKSKEKLSQSGIFQKPIVTEILDAGPFYPAEEYHQHYYKKNKLHYERYHVGSGRAGFIQSHWSDK
- a CDS encoding DUF4397 domain-containing protein, whose protein sequence is MQQLFDANDFQYNQSSSIPGEKTKLHETSQKAIIRILHAAPDLSELAVYVNAQPVSKKILYGKLTTYMEWEEGLYEIEVFHLVTKERILFSRMALMGSEIYTLCITGVHTGLALLTESKSSLIKQNELAALTFVQLSPDLPYIDIYERDQGLLSKDLGYVISSQVHHFSPNKYHFELKASGTNSVLLDIPKVHLQKNRAYLIFLHGFANGDPELMAKVVLAGQT
- a CDS encoding MarR family transcriptional regulator translates to MEQRKQMMYEMDNLLRTVFKQIRYEINSLLENELSRNEFLILNLLREQGAKKVTEFASILGVSASHITAVTDTLVEKGWITRIRSKEDRRIIKIHLTDKGKEITEHFEKKKTEYFMERFESFDDEELKTMIKLFKKLDKSQKDEA
- a CDS encoding DNA alkylation repair protein, with the protein product MTSPYLCPNCKTNRTRFNLIQQLSEPVKLDPATGAVVETYENDQLSPFHMSYQGPHMKVQCGVCGLIEDEKTFIKLAEYHPYSSPS